A portion of the Candidatus Neomarinimicrobiota bacterium genome contains these proteins:
- a CDS encoding T9SS type A sorting domain-containing protein — MKTAKMLLLLSLISMFAYGQLFINEIDYNQPGTDATEYVELAGPAGTYLSVVVELINGNGDAIYQTADLGTITLTDESNGFGFYVIGAATVPNVDVTPGSWPTTNIIQNGDPDGVVLSVGGSIVDAVAYEGTMNDADGNAMEDGGTDFASPPDSSISRIGIDGSPWEHVTSTPGAVNTNQTFDPNVNYPPNANAGSDQSVDSGATVTLDGSGSTDSDGTIVSYLWEQVSGSDVTLTDANTSVASFVVPTVTETSSWVFSLTVTDDDGETGTDETTVTVYISAAMTILEARGQSTGTLVTVTGLVNSVNFSSSGTEYTFEDATAGIDLYFSGAVIDLGLGDEITVTGSIDEYNGKLEVVPATASDIVVNSTGNTLPDPQVITAAELATNGENYESELIMIMGVSNAGSGDAWPASGSNANIDITDNGTDVTVMRIDKETEIDGSTEPAWPMDVIGVVSEFSGTYQILPRMLSDFVSDIITPVFSDAIHSPDFVTSANEIEIYIDITPGDLVQTISSATIMYGTDGSMLNSSEMWLNGGVTWAGVIPAQADNTFLEYQVVAVTNDGGEFTSYTFEIAVASTETTPIADIQADPVEGQVFTVEGVITIGSGILQTGLTNAYMQDGSGHGINLFNYDEIELNRGDLVRAVGVIVIHYTTVELADFSYQLISTGNDIPTPVDLTPGEANAQIWEGTLVRVEGMISDTWSAGGGQTVLVTDGTDTSAVRIWESTGIDVSGLTVGTEWSFMGVGGQYYDEFQMGVGYAEDIVSTSDIVVLDSKPQQFALNPAYPNPFNPATTISWSLQESAELTIRVLDIRGREVTRLAEGMSAAGQFSMSWNASDLSSGVYFIQLTTPTESAIQKVMLVK, encoded by the coding sequence ATGAAAACCGCTAAAATGTTATTATTGCTAAGTTTAATAAGCATGTTTGCTTATGGCCAATTATTTATTAACGAGATTGATTATAATCAGCCCGGTACAGATGCAACTGAATATGTGGAGCTGGCCGGTCCGGCTGGTACCTATTTATCTGTTGTCGTTGAACTGATCAATGGCAATGGTGATGCTATTTATCAGACTGCTGATCTGGGCACGATCACGCTAACAGATGAATCAAATGGTTTTGGCTTTTATGTGATCGGTGCCGCCACTGTTCCCAATGTGGATGTGACACCAGGTTCCTGGCCGACTACAAACATTATTCAGAATGGTGATCCTGATGGAGTCGTTTTAAGCGTGGGTGGCAGTATCGTAGATGCTGTAGCTTACGAAGGAACAATGAACGATGCAGATGGTAATGCCATGGAAGACGGGGGTACTGATTTTGCCTCTCCTCCAGATTCTTCTATTAGCCGAATCGGCATTGATGGTTCTCCCTGGGAACACGTAACCTCCACTCCCGGCGCCGTGAATACCAATCAGACCTTTGATCCGAATGTGAATTATCCACCAAATGCTAATGCCGGTTCAGATCAATCTGTGGACAGTGGTGCCACAGTCACCCTGGATGGCAGCGGTAGTACTGACAGTGATGGCACGATCGTTTCCTATCTATGGGAACAGGTGTCCGGATCTGACGTTACCCTGACAGATGCCAATACTTCAGTTGCCAGTTTTGTGGTACCTACTGTGACCGAAACCAGCAGCTGGGTCTTTTCTCTCACCGTTACTGATGATGATGGAGAAACCGGGACCGATGAGACTACTGTCACGGTATACATCAGTGCAGCGATGACCATTCTTGAGGCTCGTGGGCAGAGTACAGGCACACTGGTTACAGTTACTGGCCTTGTCAATAGTGTTAATTTTTCAAGTAGTGGTACTGAATATACTTTTGAAGATGCAACGGCAGGGATTGATCTTTACTTCTCAGGCGCTGTGATAGATTTAGGCCTTGGCGATGAGATCACTGTTACCGGATCAATTGATGAATATAATGGAAAGCTTGAAGTTGTTCCTGCCACAGCCAGTGATATTGTTGTGAACAGTACGGGAAATACCTTACCGGATCCCCAGGTTATTACTGCGGCAGAATTGGCAACCAATGGCGAGAACTATGAAAGTGAACTGATCATGATCATGGGAGTCTCCAATGCAGGTAGTGGTGATGCATGGCCAGCCAGTGGTTCAAACGCCAATATAGATATCACAGACAACGGAACCGATGTTACCGTAATGCGGATTGACAAAGAAACTGAAATTGACGGTTCCACAGAGCCTGCCTGGCCTATGGATGTAATCGGTGTGGTTTCTGAATTCAGCGGGACCTACCAGATTTTACCACGGATGCTCAGCGATTTTGTGTCAGATATTATTACCCCTGTTTTCAGTGATGCAATCCATTCCCCTGATTTTGTAACGTCAGCCAATGAAATAGAAATTTACATCGACATTACACCGGGTGATCTGGTCCAGACCATTAGCTCAGCCACCATCATGTATGGTACTGATGGCAGCATGCTGAACAGCAGTGAAATGTGGCTGAATGGTGGGGTCACTTGGGCAGGCGTTATTCCAGCCCAGGCTGACAACACTTTTCTAGAATATCAGGTTGTGGCTGTGACTAATGATGGCGGGGAGTTTACATCCTACACATTTGAGATTGCAGTCGCCTCAACTGAAACAACACCTATTGCCGATATTCAAGCTGATCCCGTAGAAGGACAGGTTTTTACCGTGGAAGGTGTGATCACAATCGGGTCAGGTATTTTACAGACCGGTCTCACCAATGCCTATATGCAGGATGGATCTGGTCACGGAATCAACCTTTTTAACTACGATGAGATCGAATTAAATCGCGGGGATTTAGTAAGAGCCGTTGGTGTTATCGTTATCCATTATACCACAGTGGAATTAGCAGATTTCTCCTATCAGCTCATTTCAACCGGAAATGATATTCCAACTCCAGTAGATCTGACTCCTGGTGAAGCCAATGCACAAATATGGGAAGGTACACTGGTTCGGGTTGAGGGTATGATTTCAGATACCTGGTCTGCTGGTGGGGGTCAAACCGTACTCGTAACTGATGGAACGGATACCAGTGCTGTCCGCATCTGGGAGAGTACCGGGATCGATGTCAGTGGGCTAACTGTCGGTACAGAATGGTCCTTTATGGGTGTTGGCGGTCAATACTACGATGAATTCCAAATGGGTGTGGGCTATGCAGAGGATATTGTCAGCACTAGCGACATTGTTGTTTTGGACAGTAAACCGCAACAGTTTGCTCTGAATCCTGCGTATCCCAACCCCTTCAATCCTGCTACTACAATCAGCTGGAGTCTCCAGGAATCTGCTGAGTTAACCATTCGTGTTCTTGATATCCGGGGTCGTGAAGTGACTCGCCTTGCCGAGGGTATGAGTGCCGCAGGTCAATTTTCCATGAGTTGGAATGCATCTGACCTGAGTTCAGGCGTCTATTTTATCCAACTCACAACCCCGACAGAATCAGCCATCCAAAAGGTAATGCTGGTTAAATAA